Below is a window of Shewanella khirikhana DNA.
CTGGAGCTGGGCGTAGGTTTTGTGCCTGTGCGCAAGCCTGGTAAGCTGCCCCGCGAAACCATCAGCGAAAGCTATGAGCTGGAGTATGGTCACGACACGCTGGAAATCCATGTGGATGCCATTGAAGCCGGTGACAAGGTGCTGGTGGTGGACGATCTGCTGGCCACCGGTGGCACCATCGAAGCCACTGTGAAACTTATCCGCCGTCTCGGTGGTGAAGTAACGCATTCTGCCTTTGTTATCTCCCTGCCGGATCTTGGCGGTGAAGCGCGTCTTGAAAACCTTGGGCTTGAAATCTTCAAGCTGTGTGAGTTCGAAGGCGATTAATCCGCCGCTCGCTTCGTCACACTGACCGTCCCGTTATGGTTTGATGGCATCAGCCACTTTCGCGTGGTATGTTTGCCCCATGACGGGACACAAGCTCCCGACGGATTTTTCGATTGGGGAGTGACATGTCTTATCAGGTGTTGGCCAGAAAATGGCGCCCTGCCAATTTTGCCCAGGTCGTGGGGCAGTCCCATGTTCTGCATGCCCTGACCAACGCCCTCGGTCAGCAACGATTACATCACGCTTATCTGTTTACCGGCACCCGCGGTGTGGGGAAGACCAGTTTGGCGCGTCTGTTTGCCAAGGGGCTGAACTGTGAAACCGGCATTACTGCCACTCCCTGTGGTCAGTGCAGCGCCTGCCGTGAAATTGCCGAAGGCCGCTTTGTCGATTTGATTGAAGTGGATGCGGCGTCACGCACCAAGGTGGATGACACCCGGGAAATCCTCGATAACGTTCAATATCGCCCCAGCCGAGGCCGCTTCAAGGTGTACCTTATCGACGAGGTGCACATGCTGTCCAAGAGCAGCTTCAATGCGCTGCTAAAGACCCTCGAAGAGCCCCCTGAACACGTTAAATTCCTGCTGGCTACCACAGATCCGCAAAAGCTGCCGGTGACTGTGTTGTCCCGCTGTTTGCAATTCAATTTAAAGGCGCTGACCCAGGAGCAAATCCAGCAGCAGCTGGCTGCCGTGCTTGGCGGCGAGGACGTTGGCTTTGATGAGCCTGCGCTGCAACTGCTGGCTAAAGCTGCCGCAGGCAGTATGCGCGATGCCTTGAGTCTTACCGATCAGGCCATCGCCTTTGGCGCCGGTGAAGTGCGCCTCGAGCAGGTGCAAACCATGCTGGGCGCCATCGACAAGGGGCAAATAGCCGCGCTGTTCGATGCCCTGTGTCAGGGCGAGATTGAGCCGCTGCTCAGTAGCGCCCGCTCGGCTCTGGGTTTTGGCGCCGATGCCGACGAAGTGCTGCGGGCACTTTTGGAGTTGTTGCATCAAATCAGTCTGGCGCAATTTGCCCCGGCGACGGCGCAGGTGAGTGATAACACCGAAGTGGTGCTCGCCTGGGCGCAGGTGCTCAAGCCAGAGCAGGTGCAGCTCTTCTATCAGATTTTACTCGCCGGTCGAAAAGATTTGGCCTTTGCGCCCACTCCGGCCATCGGTCTGGAGATGACGCTGCTTCGCGCCGTGGGTTTTGTTCCTGAAAAACCAGTAAAAACCTGGCAGGCAGGCGAAGGGCTACCCCAGGTCGCCAGCTTAGCCGCTGCGGCGCCTGCTGCAGCAATAGTGGCTGCAACACCTGCTGCTACATCAACAGCCGCTACATCAACAACAGCTACATCAACGGCCGCGACATCAGCAAACGTATCTGAACCTGCTGCGACTCCCGCAGCGGTTGAACCTGTAAAACCTGCCCTTGATCCTGCCAAGCCCCCCAAAAAGCCAGCAGTGGCCGTGGTGAGTGATGACAATCCGTTACCGCAGGTGAAAAAGCCGTTACCGCAGGTGGATAACTCAGCCGGGGAAGAGGCACAAGCAGCAGACAAGCCTGGCGCTGACATTATTACCGAGGCCAGCACGGATGCAGATACCCATGACGAGGCTGCGCTTTTGGCCGAGCAGACACTGCTGATGTCCCAGGCCGAAAGTCAGGGCTTTGTCGGCTACGGTGAAGCGGCTGATTATGCCGAATATGATAATGGTTCGCTGTTTGCGTCTGACTCCCATGACTATGAAGCCTTTGCCTCTGGTGAGGATTTGTTTGCCGAGCCTGGTCAAAGCAGCCAAGTATTGACTGAGCCCGGGCAGGCAGAGCCTGCAGCGCAAACTCAAAACAGCGCTGCGGACGTAAGTTCTGCTCCAAGCCCTGTAACTGAGCCAAGCCCTGAAACTTGCCCTTCAGCTCAGGCGGGCGCGGCCTTTGGTGACGACATTCTCGATGCCGTGCTGGCGGCACGGGACGACCTGCTGGCTGGGCTCAGTGAGGAGGCGAAAGAGGATGAATCAAAAAAGTCCCCGGGCAGTTTCGCCCGTCGTCAATTGGCGACGGCAAAGGCCAGCGCTGACTCTGCCGCAACTGCTGAATCGACCAAAGCGCCTGAGCCTGCTGCGACAGCGCCGACTGCGACTGCCCAGAATGTTGATGCTGCTGATGCCAACGAAGCTCATCATGCCAGCCAAGCTCATGCCAGCCAGGCCGTGAGTGCGATTGATGACCGGCCGCCCTGGGAAGAACCCATCAAAGCCACTGAGGCGCCGACTCAGCAAGCCGCTGTCGCTGAGAGTCAGGCAGACGGTAAAGACTCCTCCAATGCCGAGGGTAAGGCCGCTACAGCTGATATAGCGCCAAGTGAGCAAGCTCCGTCTGAGCGGGCAAATGCACAGCTGCCAGAGCCTACAGCTCAGCCGGAACCCGTGCCTCAGCCAGAATCTGCTGCTCAGCCAGAGTCTGTATCTTTGCAAGCGGCTGCGGGAGAGCCTCAAATGGCTTCCGCAGTACAAACGCCGCCACAGGCACAGCAGCCAGTGTCCGCTGTATCTGGCGATGCTATTAATGGCGATGAAACCGACTTGCGCTGGTACAAGTTAATGGGCGCGTTGGAGATTGGTGGCCGGGTGCGTCAGCTGGCGGTGAATTCAGTGTGTCTTGAGTGGACCAATCCCATTCCATTGGTGCTGAAGCAAGATCAGAAGCACCTGGCGGCGCCTGTGGCGATTGAGCAGCTCAATGAGGCACTCTCAAATGCCCTGGGTCATCCGGCCTGGATTGCCCTTGAAGTGGGTGAAGTGCCGGGACGCGAAACCCCCCTCGATATTCGTGGCCGTTTCCACCAGGAACTGCTTAGAAACGCCAAGACGGCCCTTGGCACTGATGCGGTGGCTCAGCGGCTGATGCAACAAGCTGGCGCCTGGATTGATGAAGACAGTATCAGTTATCCCCAGGACAGACTGGCAGCCCGTGGCAGAGCCCTGCCACAACCACCGGCGCTGGCAGAGACTCAGGATGAAATTGCGTCGTCCTGATCCCAGCGGACAAGTGTGGCAATTGCCAAGGGCGCAGATTTCAGTAAGATTAGCCAACTTTAATTCCTTTTTGCCTGCAAGGCTGCGGGCCACAACCGAAAGAGATTGAGCGTATGTTTGGAAAAGGCGGTATGGGCAACCTGATGAAGCAAGCCCAGATGATGCAGGAAAGAATGGCCAAGGTGCAGGAAGAGATTGCCCGCATGGAAGTGACCGGTGAGTCCGGCGCTGGCCTGGTTAAAGTGACCATGACCGGCACCCACAATGTACGTAAAGTGGAAATCGACCCAAGCCTGTTGGAAGACGATAAAGAGCTGCTGGAAGATTTGATTGCTGCGGCCTGTAATGATGCCGCGCGCCGCGTGGAAGAAAACCAGAAAGCCAAAATGGCCGAAGTGACTGGCGGTATGCAGTTGCCACCCGGCATGAAGATGCCTTTCTGAGGAACTGCGTCGAATGAAATTCAGTCCGCTGGTGGATGAGCTTATCCAGAGCCTGCGTTGTTTGCCGGG
It encodes the following:
- a CDS encoding YbaB/EbfC family nucleoid-associated protein; this translates as MFGKGGMGNLMKQAQMMQERMAKVQEEIARMEVTGESGAGLVKVTMTGTHNVRKVEIDPSLLEDDKELLEDLIAAACNDAARRVEENQKAKMAEVTGGMQLPPGMKMPF
- the apt gene encoding adenine phosphoribosyltransferase, giving the protein MNTDSLALIKQSIKTIPDYPKAGIMFRDVTSLLEDHTAYQTAMKLFVDRYKDAGFTKVVGTESRGFLFGAPLALELGVGFVPVRKPGKLPRETISESYELEYGHDTLEIHVDAIEAGDKVLVVDDLLATGGTIEATVKLIRRLGGEVTHSAFVISLPDLGGEARLENLGLEIFKLCEFEGD
- the dnaX gene encoding DNA polymerase III subunit gamma/tau; protein product: MSYQVLARKWRPANFAQVVGQSHVLHALTNALGQQRLHHAYLFTGTRGVGKTSLARLFAKGLNCETGITATPCGQCSACREIAEGRFVDLIEVDAASRTKVDDTREILDNVQYRPSRGRFKVYLIDEVHMLSKSSFNALLKTLEEPPEHVKFLLATTDPQKLPVTVLSRCLQFNLKALTQEQIQQQLAAVLGGEDVGFDEPALQLLAKAAAGSMRDALSLTDQAIAFGAGEVRLEQVQTMLGAIDKGQIAALFDALCQGEIEPLLSSARSALGFGADADEVLRALLELLHQISLAQFAPATAQVSDNTEVVLAWAQVLKPEQVQLFYQILLAGRKDLAFAPTPAIGLEMTLLRAVGFVPEKPVKTWQAGEGLPQVASLAAAAPAAAIVAATPAATSTAATSTTATSTAATSANVSEPAATPAAVEPVKPALDPAKPPKKPAVAVVSDDNPLPQVKKPLPQVDNSAGEEAQAADKPGADIITEASTDADTHDEAALLAEQTLLMSQAESQGFVGYGEAADYAEYDNGSLFASDSHDYEAFASGEDLFAEPGQSSQVLTEPGQAEPAAQTQNSAADVSSAPSPVTEPSPETCPSAQAGAAFGDDILDAVLAARDDLLAGLSEEAKEDESKKSPGSFARRQLATAKASADSAATAESTKAPEPAATAPTATAQNVDAADANEAHHASQAHASQAVSAIDDRPPWEEPIKATEAPTQQAAVAESQADGKDSSNAEGKAATADIAPSEQAPSERANAQLPEPTAQPEPVPQPESAAQPESVSLQAAAGEPQMASAVQTPPQAQQPVSAVSGDAINGDETDLRWYKLMGALEIGGRVRQLAVNSVCLEWTNPIPLVLKQDQKHLAAPVAIEQLNEALSNALGHPAWIALEVGEVPGRETPLDIRGRFHQELLRNAKTALGTDAVAQRLMQQAGAWIDEDSISYPQDRLAARGRALPQPPALAETQDEIASS